A window from Schistosoma haematobium chromosome 1, whole genome shotgun sequence encodes these proteins:
- the SERPINI2 gene encoding Serpin I2 (EggNog:ENOG410V4H4~COG:V~MEROPS:MER0018657) codes for MGFTTNEPRYNVFARDLLDISATGTNDYLSSPISVFLLLTTLLGSGGPKGNTKVQIAEALGLDDVKEDQKFASRIFALLYHNLTDEKIEGKQIVSIGNGMFLQNKTNIKLNFLTRMSNIFYNDVLNVDFTKVEDARKNINEWVSNKTCRLIPTVLEKPLPATTVLALINTLHFKGKWKKPFSNYSTTEGKFKPNNQSIIKIPMMHITDSIDYGTFPKYKIHMISKSFMNSRFSFVVILPTEPGKLKYVDKVLRGDIKLPHLVSRLESKQVALSLPRFRLDFSIDLIETLKNMYITDLFDSNEANLGGITNARIHVQVLQQSVALKVNEDGVEAAAATVMGIGFRSARPPPSVRFDVSESFVCYVYDKILKTSLFAGRIIKPIPLTNNK; via the exons ATGGGTTTCACAACTAATGAACCAAGATATAATGTATTTGCACGTGATCTATTGGACATATCAGCAACTG GAACGAATGACTATTTATCATCTCCAATAAGTGTGTTCTTGCTTTTAACAACACTTCTCGGTTCAGGAGGACCCAAGGGTAATACAAAAGTTCAGATTGCTGAAGCCTTAGGACTTGATGACGTCAAAGAAGATCAAAAATTTGCTTCACGAATTTTCGCTTTACTATATCATAATTTGACAGACGAAAAAATAGAAGGAAAACAAATTGTTTCAATAGGAAATGGAATGTTTTTGCAGAATAAAACCAATATAAAACTGAATTTCTTGACCAGGATGAGTAATATATTCTACAATGATGTATTAAAC GTAGATTTTACCAAAGTGGAAGATGCTAGaaaaaatattaatgaatgGGTTAGTAACAAAACATGCCGATTGATTCCCACTGTTTTGGAGAAACCACTACCAGCGACTACTGTTCTTGCTTTAATCAATACCTTACACTTTAAAG GAAAATGGAAAAAACCGTTTTCCAACTATTCGACTACAGAAGGTAAATTTAAGCCCAACAATCAATCCATAATAAAAATACCGATGATGCACATTACCGACAGCATTGATTATGGTACATTCCCAAAATACAAAATTCATATGATTAGTAAATCATTCATG AATTCACGATTTTCGTTTGTTGTGATATTGCCAACTGAACCGGGAAAACTCAAATATGTCGATAAAGTGTTACGTGGTGACATCAAACTGCCTCATTTAGTGAGTAGACTTGAAAGTAAACAAGTTGCTTTATCTTTACCGAGATTTCGATTGGATTTCTCAATTGATCTTATTGAAACGTTGAAAAACATGTATATCACTGATTTGTTTGACTCTAATGAAGCAAATCTTGGAG GAATTACGAATGCCAGAATACATGTACAAGTTCTTCAACAAAGTGTTGCTTTAAAAGTAAATGAAGATGgtgtggaagcagcagctgctaCAGTAATGGGTATTGGTTTCAGAAGCGCTAGACCTCCCCCTAGTGTTCGTTTTGACGTTAGTGAATCATTTGTTTgttatgtttatgataaaatactGAAAACTAGTTTGTTTGCCGGTCGCATAATTAAACCCATACCTTTAACGaacaataaataa